The following coding sequences lie in one Patescibacteria group bacterium genomic window:
- a CDS encoding cupin domain-containing protein: MSISWMFYFILAQLNSIQRKKRSRSSIFLNNKFFDFNTNAEIISRISVRGVLMIKGSIRLFFLLSISLFLTMTYAANHNPENTFSKVLLQSDHSWDGTKYPAYPTSQPEITVVKIHIPAHTALPWHTHPIINAAYVLSGTLYVETKDGSLHRTLKSGDVLAEMVNKVHRGYTTDQPVDLIVFYAGTPGTPTAVVAK, from the coding sequence ATGAGTATATCTTGGATGTTTTATTTTATTCTAGCCCAGCTGAACTCTATACAAAGAAAGAAGCGATCTAGAAGTTCAATTTTCTTAAACAATAAATTCTTTGACTTTAATACAAACGCTGAGATAATTAGTAGAATTTCTGTCAGGGGAGTCCTTATGATTAAAGGGTCAATACGTTTGTTCTTTTTGCTCAGCATCAGTCTTTTTTTAACTATGACTTATGCAGCGAACCACAATCCAGAAAATACTTTTTCCAAAGTATTGCTTCAATCCGATCATTCGTGGGATGGCACCAAATATCCAGCCTACCCTACTTCCCAACCAGAAATTACCGTGGTGAAAATCCATATTCCCGCCCATACAGCATTACCCTGGCATACACATCCCATCATTAACGCCGCCTATGTCCTTTCGGGAACACTCTATGTTGAAACTAAAGACGGCAGCTTGCATAGAACCTTAAAGTCTGGAGATGTATTAGCTGAAATGGTAAATAAGGTACATAGAGGCTATACGACAGATCAGCCAGTCGATTTAATTGTGTTTTACGCGGGAACGCCTGGCACGCCAACCGCGGTAGTCGCTAAATAA
- a CDS encoding DUF488 domain-containing protein, translating to MSKIYTIGHSTHTLKEFVDILNAYQITHVVDVRSIPKSRHVPWFNEKPLTISLRKNKIAYTHLTKLGGLRRPIKNSINMGWRNASFRGFADYMQTKEFFQGLKELNLLIKNRDGVVIMCAEAVPWRCHRSLIADAEAVRNITVLEIISKTSVHVHKLTNFAVINRNKKPIQIIYPKITPTS from the coding sequence ATGAGCAAAATTTATACGATTGGGCACTCGACGCACACGCTAAAAGAATTTGTTGATATCCTTAACGCATACCAAATTACGCACGTCGTTGACGTGCGGTCAATACCAAAATCTCGACACGTGCCATGGTTTAATGAAAAACCGTTAACCATATCTCTTCGTAAAAATAAAATTGCATATACACACCTAACAAAGTTAGGGGGCTTGCGTCGTCCCATTAAAAACTCAATTAATATGGGTTGGCGTAATGCAAGTTTCCGTGGGTTTGCCGATTATATGCAAACAAAGGAATTTTTCCAAGGATTGAAGGAATTAAATCTCTTAATCAAAAATAGAGACGGGGTTGTTATCATGTGTGCTGAAGCCGTACCTTGGCGTTGCCATCGTTCTCTGATTGCAGATGCCGAAGCAGTTCGAAACATCACTGTATTAGAAATCATAAGCAAAACTTCTGTTCATGTTCATAAATTGACCAATTTTGCAGTCATTAATAGAAACAAGAAACCCATTCAAATAATTTATCCCAAAATTACGCCTACTTCGTAG